Within the Bacillus pumilus genome, the region TGGCAACACTCTTTTTTGTCTCAAGTCCTGAGGCAGCAATGATGATGGATGACGACAGCTATTACTATTCAACAACTGTTATGACAGATGAAGAATGGGAAATTATTATGGGACTTATCTTCTTTTATATAGGAGCGATCTTAATCGGTATCGTGGTGACATGGCTTTATTACGCCATCATGGAATCATCAAAACTGCAAGGAACGCTTGGTAAGATGGCTCTTGGGATTAAAGTGACAAGAGTAACGGGCGAAAAAGTAACATTCGGCCGTGCAACCGGTCGCTTCTTTGCAAAAGGCTTTTTATCTCCAATCTTATGTATTGGTTATATCATTGCCTTTTTCACTGAGAAACAACAAGCACTTCACGATTTAATCGCAAGTACCATTGTTGTGAAGAAATAATGAAAAAAAGCACCTCTGCTCAAATGTAAGGGGTGCTTTTTGTATAGATTGCTTGTATGGAAGAGGGACGCATGACATAAAATAGAATGATAGTGAAAAATTAGGCGGGGAAGGGAGACAAACGATTGAAAACAGGGAAAAAGACCAAGCAGCAGAAAAAAGGAGCAGGCTTCGGGCTGTTTTTGACAGCACCCATTTTAGCCTGGGCATTGTATGACTTTGCTAATACGATATTTTCATCGAATATGATCACCATTTTCTTCCCGTTCTACTTGCAAGAAACGATCGGAGACAGTGCGAGAATGGATCAAATTGCTAGTACATTTATTTCTTATGCAAACGCACTAGCCAGTTTTTTTCTCGTCATTTTCACACCATTATACGGAGTTCTGATCGATCGGACAGGAAAAAAGAAGCGCTATATCACATTGTTTACTCTCATATGTATAGCTTGTACGTTTTTAATGGGGATCTTTGCTGGAATTGATTTCTCAAGCGAATGGTTTGGATTGCCTGTCTCTTTATTAGTCGTGGTCACCTTGTTTGTGATTGCAAAATTCTTCTATCACTCGAGCTTAGTGTTTTATGACACCATCCTGCCCGATCTTGGGACAAAGGATGAAATACCGCTTATATCTGGATTTGGCATTGCCGTTGGTTATTTAGGGACACTCGTCGGCCTCACAGTTTATTTACTTGTTGGCAATGACCAATTTCATGAAGCATTTATTCCGACAGCACTATTATTCTTTCTTTTTTTCCTGCCATTTCTCTTTTTTGTAAAAGACCCTCATCCACTGCCACAGCAAGAGAAAAAGGCGTCCTTTTTCAGTGGGTATAAAGAAATTATTCGCACGTTTAAAGAGATGAAGCATTATAAGCCGGCTTTTATCTTTATGATCGCATTCTTTTTTATGAATGATGCCTTGCAGACAGCGATTGCGATGATGGCTGTGTATGCCAAAATCATCATTGGCTTTACCGCTGGGCAATTTATCCTGCTTTATCTTGTGTCGACCATTTCAAGTATCATTGGTTCCTTTCTATTTGGATATATCACAAAAGCGATTGGGGCAAAGCGCTCGATTACAGTCGTGTATGTGATTTTGATCGTTGCTCTGATTCTGGCGGTGACAGCCAAAACGGAATGGGTCTTCTGGGTGGCCGGCAGTTTATTCGGAATTTCACTCGGCGCAAGCTGGGGGGCATCACGAATATTGATTATCGAGCTGACACCAAAGGAAAAAAGAGGACAGTTTTTTGGTCTCTTTGCATTCTCAGGGAAGGTGTCGTCCATTATTGGCCCTATCATTTATGGGTCAGTCACTCTGCTGTTTGCAGAGCACGGAAATCTCGCAAGTCGCCTTGCACTAGGGTCTTTACTCATTCTTGCAGTGATAGGACTCGTGATTCATCAATTCGTACGAGAGAAAGCGTAAAGAAACGTCAACTTTTTACCTATGCTGCCGATATAAAAAGTACAATCTTATATTGAAGAATAGAGGGATTTCCGTGGCTTTAAACAAACAAGAAATTTTACTTGACTCTGGTACCAATGAATTGGAAATTGTGAAGTTTGAAATTGGTTCAAATCAATTCGGCATTAACGTCATGAAAGTAAGAGAAATCATTCAGCCGGTTGAGGTGACGGTAGTACCGCACTCTCACCAAGATGTAGAAGGGATGATTAGTTTACGAGGCGAGATTTTACCAGTCATCAATCTATTTTCCTTTTTTAATGTCGAGTCAGATCAGTCAGAACAAGAGAAATATATTGTGACTGAATTCAACCAACGGAAATTTGTGTTCCATACAGGAACGGTATCACAAATTCACCGCGTCAGCTGGGAAGAGATTGAAAAGCCAACTGCACTCAATCAAGGGATGGATCGTCATTTAACCGGTATCATTAAGCTTGATGAAAAAATGATTTTCCTTCCAGATTACGAGAAAATCATTTATGATATTGAATCCGCTTCTGGAGTAGAAACGTATCATATGTTTGACGGTGAGAAAGACGAGAGAAGAACAGGGAAGAAGCTTTATGTCGTTGAAGACTCTCCGCTGCTCATGCGTTTATTAACAAATGAATTAACCGAAGCAGGCTATAAAAACATTGTGACCTTTGAAGACGGGAAACAGGCATATGACCACGTGATGGACCTTGTCAGCAA harbors:
- a CDS encoding RDD family protein yields the protein METNITEPHIQEKKHPELAGVGYRFLAHLLDGIIIGVPYSFIMFILATLFFVSSPEAAMMMDDDSYYYSTTVMTDEEWEIIMGLIFFYIGAILIGIVVTWLYYAIMESSKLQGTLGKMALGIKVTRVTGEKVTFGRATGRFFAKGFLSPILCIGYIIAFFTEKQQALHDLIASTIVVKK
- a CDS encoding MFS transporter: MKTGKKTKQQKKGAGFGLFLTAPILAWALYDFANTIFSSNMITIFFPFYLQETIGDSARMDQIASTFISYANALASFFLVIFTPLYGVLIDRTGKKKRYITLFTLICIACTFLMGIFAGIDFSSEWFGLPVSLLVVVTLFVIAKFFYHSSLVFYDTILPDLGTKDEIPLISGFGIAVGYLGTLVGLTVYLLVGNDQFHEAFIPTALLFFLFFLPFLFFVKDPHPLPQQEKKASFFSGYKEIIRTFKEMKHYKPAFIFMIAFFFMNDALQTAIAMMAVYAKIIIGFTAGQFILLYLVSTISSIIGSFLFGYITKAIGAKRSITVVYVILIVALILAVTAKTEWVFWVAGSLFGISLGASWGASRILIIELTPKEKRGQFFGLFAFSGKVSSIIGPIIYGSVTLLFAEHGNLASRLALGSLLILAVIGLVIHQFVREKA
- a CDS encoding chemotaxis protein, producing the protein MALNKQEILLDSGTNELEIVKFEIGSNQFGINVMKVREIIQPVEVTVVPHSHQDVEGMISLRGEILPVINLFSFFNVESDQSEQEKYIVTEFNQRKFVFHTGTVSQIHRVSWEEIEKPTALNQGMDRHLTGIIKLDEKMIFLPDYEKIIYDIESASGVETYHMFDGEKDERRTGKKLYVVEDSPLLMRLLTNELTEAGYKNIVTFEDGKQAYDHVMDLVSKGITVTEEIDMIITDIEMPKMDGHRLTKLLKENPLTSSIPILIFSSLITEDLRHKGETIGADDQISKPEIHQLIEKVDHFII